A segment of the Methanosarcinales archaeon genome:
GACCTGCTCAAAAACGGTACATCAGATCTTCTAAAAGGTAAGATCCTTGCACTACTTTTTTATGAACCCAGTACCAGGACAAGGATGTCTTTCGAAGCTGCAATGCTCAGGCTTGGAGGTGATCTGTTGAACTTAGGTTCCAAAGAGGCCAGCAGCATTGCAAAAGGTGAAACATTGGCCGATACCATCAGGGTGATCAGTACGTACTCAGACGCCATAGTTTTAAGACACCCCAGTGAAGGCTCGGCGCGACTGGCCTCTGAATTTTCTTCAGTTCCAATTATTAATGGTGGTGACGGTGCCGGGCATCACCCCACCCAGACGCTGCTTGATCTGTATACAATAAAGAGAGAGAGCCATCTTGAAAATCTTGATATTGCTATAGTGGGTGATCTGAAATACGGCCGCACTGTGCATTCCCTGGCCTATGCGCTGTCCCGTTACGGTGCTAACATCACTCTGGTGTCTCCACCCCAGCTGACCATGCCTGAACAGATCAAAGCCGATCTGAAAATCCGGGGTGCTCAGGTCAGTGAGACCGAAAACCTGGAAGAAATTATGGGTGACATTGATGTGCTTTATGTAACCCGTATCCAGAAAGAGAGGTTCCCTGATCCTACCGAATATAAAAAAGTTGCAGGTGCATATAAGATCACTCCAAATCTTCTAGAAAAT
Coding sequences within it:
- the pyrB gene encoding aspartate carbamoyltransferase, with the protein product MKFGRRHIISMKDFTRDEIDFILGRAIKMEDLLKNGTSDLLKGKILALLFYEPSTRTRMSFEAAMLRLGGDLLNLGSKEASSIAKGETLADTIRVISTYSDAIVLRHPSEGSARLASEFSSVPIINGGDGAGHHPTQTLLDLYTIKRESHLENLDIAIVGDLKYGRTVHSLAYALSRYGANITLVSPPQLTMPEQIKADLKIRGAQVSETENLEEIMGDIDVLYVTRIQKERFPDPTEYKKVAGAYKITPNLLENVRQDMIIMHPLPRVYEIDSSVDNSPHAKYFEQSFYGVPARMALLTIILGVEM